A genomic window from Silene latifolia isolate original U9 population chromosome 11, ASM4854445v1, whole genome shotgun sequence includes:
- the LOC141614280 gene encoding uncharacterized protein LOC141614280, whose protein sequence is MSIDCSNVEQFPPLISGNTKSKSPESVTNNVESSSEVSYVPMVVAGGPSYEDTQKTKSVNSIVGVQPYDLDSIRPDDQDSVVLRRRKGKNQLEVIEKEPDALLRFSSEDVKEEIEYWTNSVYCFILSANPPVEVVDARALLFDNKPLIVRPWSSDVDLVKEDVKDVPVWVRLEQLPLKFWGKCLPRIAGLLGKFIQCDVATKDKTRLGFARVMVEVPFGKAIPDKIKLLDEDGHVVVINVVSEWKPLLCTSCKGVRYATANYRKMKQPQAPKTKAPKEVVKKWRPKARKPSEPVVSLPSPKESSLVTPIEKPNQFQVTWGKNGKYHVAQTSAKRIIRFSRQELLDKGYSSIKFGKDTVLESLNTATPTVGIGVVSLNGSALPPSGGNPLMFSVNCLDYSAQSIHMEVKDLSTGFMFNCTMVYAFNDLHDRKALWSKLCAYNEEINGPWVICGDFNTVLVPSERLGVGQETEVLKWPLKQLNMDNIDDIVNNTARAQMNLEFIQLKLRADPSNAALIVQEMEAHSSVRFLESACSEFLLQKSKAIWVDKGDDNTKYFHSVIKGRQLRNKVIKIEDTQGVQCDDPQQIQEAFLSFYTNLLGTSEKVLNISHRVVKMGKVCSAGHKQLLLSLVTNEEIKKAMFSIPSHKVAGPYGYSSAFFKDAWDVVGDSICLAIKDFFQTDKLLKQLNHTLISLIPKCAMPQNVTQFHPISCCNVVYRCISKLLCNRLSGVLPELISDSQGGFIKGRSIVENILICQDIVRLYNRKSVSSRFLMKVDMKKAYDSVSWEFLEEIKGDVGSIMVLLRAFATFSRASGLHLSPPKTNAYFNRVTVGVKEDILLATGVQEGHLPFKYLGVHITTGRLTKAQGQILVEKITARIASFGSRRLSYSGRLVLVNSVLTSLYTYWMSIFVIPKGVLHRLNSIYRNYLWDGSVDHLRVPPVSWAKICSPKKEGGLGLRDSFVWNVAVMGKLVWWIFFNPDKLWVKWISGIYLKGRTWTAYVPSGDVSWGWRTTCRVRDKLSSGYSQGQWLLGIKGYTMQSGYEMLRVKYQAVDWHSIVWNKWAVPKHKFICWLIAREALQVKAKLFGLGIATDEDCLLCGCAAETHIHLFQQCPYSRVILLEMASVCHVALPSTDILRWIWLQKWSIIEGRNRSRVEHCLVRPEVVFRMARNVAKMRIGAFQNQLEIHDRQWLESIDVCK, encoded by the exons atGTCAATCGATTGTTCAAACGTTGAACAATTTCCCCCTCTGATCTCTGGTAATACTAAATCGAAAAGTCCTGAATCAGTTACTAATAATGTTGAGTCTTCCTCTGAAGTGTCGTATGTCCCTATGGTGGTGGCTGGGGGTCCTTCATATGAGGATACCCAGAAAACAAAGAGTGTCAATTCGATCGTTGGTGTTCAACCCTATGACTTGGATTCAATCCGACCTGATGATCAGGATTCGGTGGTTCTGCGTAGGAGGAAAGGGAAGAATCAGTTGGAAGTTATTGAGAAAGAACCTGATGCTCTGTTACGGTTCTCCTCAGAGGATGTCAAGGAGGAAATTGAGTACTGGACAAATTCGGTGTACTGCTTCATATTGAGTGCTAATCCGCCAGTAGAAGTGGTTGATG CAAGGGCACTTTTGTTCGACAATAAGCCTCTTATTGTTCGTCCATGGAGTTCTGATGTTGATTTAGTGAAGGAGGATGTCAAGGATGTTCCAGTTTGGGTGAGGTTAGAACAGCTTCCTCTGAAATTTTGGGGGAAGTGTCTTCCCAGAATTGCAGGCTTATTGGGGAAATTTATTCAATGTGATGTGGCTACTAAGGATAAGACCCGACTTGGGTTTGCCCGAGTCATGGTGGAGGTTCCTTTTGGTAAAGCTATCCCTGATAAGATTAAATTATTAGATGAAGATGGTCATGTGGTTGTTATTAATGTTGTGTCTGAATGGAAGCCACTTCTATGTACCTCATGTAAAGGAGTTAGGTATGCTACTGCTAACTACAGGAAGATGAAACAACCGCAGGCTCCTAAAACTAAGGCTCCAAAAGAGGTTGTTAAGAAGTGGAGACCTAAAGCTCGGAAACCATCTGAGCCTGTAGTTTCATTGCCTTCCCCTAAGGAGTCAAGTCTTGTTACTCCAATTGAGAAGCCAAACCAGTTCCAGGTGACATGGGGAAAGAATGGGAAGTATCATGTTGCTCAAACCTCTGCAAAGAGGATTATTCGGTTTAGTAGACAGGAGTTGTTGGATAAAGGGTATAGTTCTATCAAGTTTGGTAAGGACACTGTCCTTGAATCCCTTAACACTGCTACTCCTactgttggaattggtgtggtctCATTAAATGGTAGTGCATTACCTCCTTCTGGGGGTAAT CCTTTAATGTTTTCTGTTAATTGTTTGGACTATTCTGCACAATCTATTCATATGGAGGTCAAGGATTTAAGCACTGGGTTTATGTTTAACTGTACTATGGTGTATGCTTTCAATGATCTGCATGATAGGAAGGCACTGTGGTCTAAACTTTGTGCTTATAATGAGGAAATTAATGGACCTTGGGTTATATGTGGTGATTTCAACACTGTCTTAGTTCCCTCTGAAAGATTAGGAG ttggtcaagaAACTGAAGTCCTAAAATGGCCTCTGAAACAGCTTAATATGGATAATATTGATGATATTGTCAATAATACAGCTAGGGCTCAAATGAACCTTGAGTTTATTCAACTGAAGCTCAGGGCGGATCCTTCTAATGCTGCACTTATTGTTCAAGAGATGGAGGCTCATAGCAGTGTTAGGTTCCTGGAGTCTGCTTGCTCTGAATTTCTGTTGCAAAAATCCAAAGCCATCTGGGTTGACAAAGGTGATGACAACACGAAGTATTTTCATAGTGTTATTAAGGGGAGGCAGCTCAGGAATAAGGTTATTAAGATAGAGGATACTCAAGGGGTTCAGTGTGATGATCCTCAGCAAATTCAGGAAGCTTTCTTGAGTTTTTATACTAATCTATTGGGTACCTCTGAGAAGGTTCTTAATATTAGTCACAGGGTGGTCAAGATGGGGAAGGTTTGCTCTGCTGGGCACAAGCAGTTGCTTTTGAGCCTTGTCACTAATGAAGAAATTAAGAAGGCTATGTTTTCTATTCCTAGCCATAAGGTTGCAGGTCCTTATGGTTATTCCAGTGCTTTCTTCAAAGATGCTTGGGATGTTGTGGGGGATTCAATTTGTCTTGCTATTAAGGATTTTTTCCAGACTGATAAACTTCTTAAACAATTAAACCATACCCTCATTTCTCTCATTCCTAAGTGTGCAATGCCTCAAAATGTTACTCAATTTCATCCAATTTCTTGCTGCAATGTTGTTTACAGGTGCATTTCTAAGCTTCTGTGCAATAGATTGTCTGGGGTGTTGCCTGAGTTGATCAGTGATAGTCAAGGAGGTTTTATTAAGGGTAGGAGCATTGTTGAAAACATTCTTATCTGTCAGGACATAGTCAGATTATACAATAGGAAGTCAGTCTCTTCTAGGTTCTTGATGAAAGTTGATATGAAGAAAGCATATGATTCAGTCAGCTGGGAATTTTTAGAGGAGAT CAAAGGTGATGTGGGCTCTATCATGGTGTTGCTTAGAGCTTTTGCTACTTTCTCTAGGGCTTCTGGTTTACACTTGAGCCCTCCCAAGACTAATGCTTATTTTAATAGGGTGACTGTGGGGGTTAAGGAGGACATATTGCTTGCTACTGGAGTTCAAGAAGGTCACCTCCCATTTAAGTATCTAGGAGTGCATATTACTACTGGCAGGTTAACTAAAGCTCAAGGCCAAATCCTAGTTGAAAAGATTACTGCAAGAATAGCAAGCTTTGGGTCCAGACGCTTATCTTACTCTGGGAGGTTGGTACTTGTTAATTCAGTATTGACTTCTTTATATACCTATTGGATGAGCATCTTTGTTATACCTAAAGGTGTGCTGCATAGGTTGAACTCCATCTATCGAAATTATTTATGGGATGGTAGTGTTGATCACCTTAGAGTACCCCCTGTTAGTTGGGCAAAGATTTGTTCCCCAAAAAAGGAGGGTGGTCTGGGACTAAGAGATAGTTTTGTGTGGAATGTAGCTGTTATGGGCAAGTTAGTTTGGTGGATCTTTTTTAATCCTGATAAGCTCTGGGTAAAATGGATCAGCGGGATTTACTTAAAAGGCAGGACTTGGACTGCTTATGTACCCAGTGGTGATGTTAGCTGGGGATGGAGAACAACTTGTAGAGTTCGTGATAAGCTCAGTTCTGGTTACAGTCAGGGACAGTGGTTACTAGGTATTAAGGGTTATACAATGCAGAGTGGTTATGAGATGCTGAGGGTGAAGTATCAGGCTGTTGATTGGCATAGTATTGTGTGGAACAAGTGGGCAGTGCCTAAGCATAAATTTATCTGCTGGCTAATTGCCAGAGAAGCATTGCAGGTCAAAGCTAAGCTCTTTGGTTTGGGTATTGCTACTGATGAAGACTGTCTGTTATGTGGGTGTGCTGCAGAGACTCATATACATTTATTTCAGCAGTGTCCTTATAGCAGAGTCATTCTTTTGGAGATGGCTAGTGTTTGCCATGTAGCTCTTCCATCTACTGATATTCTCAGGTGGATTTGGCTGCAGAAGTGGTCAATAATCGAAGGG AGGAATAGATCAAGGGTGGAGCATTGCCTGGTCAGGCCTGAAGTTGTATTTAGGATGGCTAGGAATGTTGCTAAAATGCGAATTGGTGCTTTCCAAAATCAACTTGAGATTCATGATAGGCAATGGTTAGAAAGTATTGATGTATGTAAATAG